Proteins from one Fragaria vesca subsp. vesca linkage group LG6, FraVesHawaii_1.0, whole genome shotgun sequence genomic window:
- the LOC101296315 gene encoding regulatory protein NPR3-like — protein MAVNMSKNTSQVMADDLHLRLVCFENRVAFVRLLFPAEAKLAMEVADHPTTGYTGLPSKGSSGNLREVDLRETPSVQSKTLQEKVQALIKTVEMGRRFFPHCSEVLDKFLEDQMNVADDFLDKGTHEEQKNKKMSFLELKDDVQKAFWKDVAKKHGSVSTASSSSSSSP, from the exons ATGGCTGTGAACATGTCAAAAAACACATCACAGGTGATGGCTGATGATTTGCATTTGAGGCTGGTCTGTTTTGAAAATAGAG TGGCATTTGTACGGTTGTTGTTTCCTGCTGAAGCCAAGCTTGCTATGGAAGTGGCAGATCATCCAACAACAGGGTACACTGGCCTACCATCAAAAGGCTCTAGTGGTAACTTACGAGAGGTTGATTTGAGGGAAACACCCTCTGTACAATCCAAAACGCTTCAAGAAAAAGTGCAAGCCCTTATTAAAACAG TGGAAATGGGAAGGCGCTTCTTCCCCCATTGCTCAGAAGTACTCGATAAGTTTCTGGAAGATCAGATGAATGTGGCTGATGACTTCCTTGATAAAGGAACTCATGAAGAGCAGAAAAACAAGAAGATGAGTTTCTTGGAACTTAAGGATGATGTACAGAAGGCATTTTGGAAGGATGTGGCTAAAAAACATGGATCAGTTTCGACGGCCTCATCATCATCCTCATCGTCTCCGTAG